A window of the Pecten maximus chromosome 19, xPecMax1.1, whole genome shotgun sequence genome harbors these coding sequences:
- the LOC117317867 gene encoding LOW QUALITY PROTEIN: transcription factor Sp4-like (The sequence of the model RefSeq protein was modified relative to this genomic sequence to represent the inferred CDS: inserted 2 bases in 1 codon) produces MTSVTPRRNNQEYVVPSSTSQEVQPSPLALLAATCSKIGAPPPTPTEEGNNPAGGTQVRVIGQGSGEGSVAPTWIQLSNGTIVDASGKQQTIGIPIQAGGAQPQLITSVIPQFQTVNVDGQEAIFIPSSGVGGGQTILAGNQQQVYTTPTGQIIRQGLPTGSMIPNMGYNLAGNMVNIGGNVVSLAGVQGLQTRPHGVVQAVQMPQQVQQMSNLIQIPVSTTNGQSTYQTIQVPTMQGFPVAFPQGQQGTPQLQTLSVNTTTGQSASGQITSSVNQVNQQQVTQVAQPQLIEIAAAATATAKSQAESGKPSTPQSQPQSATSQVTSTPVLQSSQQNNGGAIMTAGSFGTPIANPTTPNILSQMPTLVPIGTNFINTATGQVIPMSQAVGTNGQNVIVASMPQQSATSSTTTTSATTTVASSQQQQPSLVQTVPQQITVQALPSQNFTNLTIXAGQNQVIAQNPWLSALNVANIRAPSMQTIQVPNLQSLQNLQGLQAVQNVQGLQGFQITPQGQLIATGNVQNMGAVTLTPSGALTVANAVGNTQQQPSPQQFTATIQNVATQLSTGQTGQTVPGTPQIIAAGQQIQQDPNDPTKWQVVQTSQGSAVTLSPSQVSQQGVSVLGSEPSVTSNRRLRRVACTCPNCTDNEGRTGENKKKQHICHIPGCKKVYGKTSHLRAHLRWHTGERPFVCNWMFCGKRFTRSDELQRHKRTHTGEKRFECKECKKKFMRSDHLSKHRKTHFNKKTGPNLDNSGSVEDEEGEMMEGGTMVMIECDDGGEDGVEPSFEVTDDDIDVQ; encoded by the exons ATGACATCGGTTACTCCGAGACGGAACAACCAGGAGTATGTTGTGCCATCCAGTACATCCCAG GAGGTACAACCGTCCCCCTTAGCTCTACTAGCCGCTACGTGTAGTAAGATTGGGGCACCCCCTCCCACGCCCACGGAAGAAGGGAACAACCCCGCAGGAGGGACACAAGTCAGGGTAATCGGCCAGGGGAGTGGAGAAGGCTCTGTGGCCCCGACATGGATACAACTGTCGAACGGAACGATCGTTGACGCCAGTGGTAAACAACAGACAATTGGGATTCCGATTCAGGCAGGAGGGGCACAACCGCAGTTGATTACTTCGGTAATCCCACAATTTCAGACAGTCAACGTGGATGGTCAAGAAGCTATATTTATTCCATCGTCCGGTGTGGGCGGTGGCCAAACCATCCTGGCGGGGAACCAACAACAAGTTTACACCACACCCACGGGACAGATAATAAGACAGGGGCTACCCACGGGGAGTATGATTCCAAATATGGGATATAATTTGGCGGGAAATATGGTTAACATTGGTGGAAATGTCGTCAGTTTAGCAGGCGTACAAGGACTACAGACCCGCCCACATGGTGTTGTACAGGCAGTTCAAATGCCACAACAAGTGCAACAAATGTCTAACCTTATACAAATCCCTGTGTCCACTACGAATGGTCAGTCTACATACCAAACAATTCAGGTACCAACCATGCAGGGGTTCCCAGTTGCCTTTCCCCAAGGCCAACAAGGGACACCTCAGTTACAGACACTGTCAGTGAATACTACTACTGGACAGAGTGCTTCTGGCCAGATAACATCGTCAGTGAACCAAGTCAACCaacaacaggtaacacaggtagCACAACCCCAGCTTATAGAAATAGCTGCTGCAGCAACAGCCACAGCTAAATCCCAAGCTGAAAGTGGCAAGCCCTCGACCCCACAGTCCCAACCCCAGTCAGCTACATCGCAAGTGACATCTACCCCAGTGTTACAGTCGTCGCAACAAAATAACGGGGGAGCGATTATGACGGCTGGTTCGTTCGGTACACCTATTGCTAACCCCACCACTCCGAACATTTTATCTCAAATGCCTACGCTGGTACCAATAGGTACGAACTTTATAAATACAGCAACAGGTCAGGTTATACCAATGTCTCAAGCCGTAGGGACAAATGGACAGAATGTCATTGTGGCATCTATGCCACAACAGAGTGCTACAAGTTCTACCACTACAACCTCTGCAACGACGACGGTGGCATCCTCGCAGCAACAACAACCATCTTTAGTGCAAACTGTCCCACAACAAATCACAGTGCAAGCGTTACCGTCACAAAACTTTACAAACCTTACAAT TGCAGGACAGAATCAAGTAATTGCTCAAAATCCATGGTTGTCCGCATTAAATGTGGCCAATATCCGTGCTCCAAGCATGCAGACAATACAGGTACCAAATTTACAGTCTTTGCAAAATCTGCAGGGATTACAAGCTGTGCAAAATGTTCAGGGGTTGCAGGGATTTCAAATCACACCACAAGGGCAATTGATCGCCACTGGGAATGTACAAAACATGGGAGCTGTGACACTGACCCCTTCAGGGGCACTCACTGTAGCAAATGCAGTTGGTAACACACAACAACAGCCTAGTCCACAGCAGTTTACAGCGACCATACAGAATGTCGCGACGCAGCTATCAACTGGGCAGACAGGACAGACTGTACCTGGAACTCCACAGATAATTG CTGCAGGCCAGCAGATTCAACAGGATCCAAACGACCCTACAAAATGGCAAGTTGTACAGACATCGCAGGGATCAGCAGTGACATTGAGTCCATCCCAGGTGTCACAGCAAGGCGTGTCGGTGCTTGGCAGTGAACCAAGCGTCACCTCCAACCGTAGACTACGTCGGGTGGCATGTACCTGTCCCAACTGTACCGACaacgaggggag aaCTGgagaaaacaagaaaaaacaacacataTGTCATATTCCTGGATGTAAGAAAGTGTACGGGAAAACATCACATTTACGAGCACATTTACG CTGGCACACTGGAGAACGTCCGTTTGTTTGTAACTGGATGTTTTGTGGGAAGCGTTTCACACGGTCTGATGAACTGCAGCGACATAAACGCACACATACAg GAGAGAAGAGGTTTGAGTGTAAAGAATGCAAGAAGAAATTCATGAGAAGTGACCATCTATCGAAACATAGGAAGACTCACTTTAACAAGAAAACTGGTCCAAATCTAG ATAACAGTGGAAGTGTTGAGGATGAGGAGGGAGAGATGATGGAGGGTGGTACCATGGTGATGATCGAGTGTGATGATGGAGGAGAGGATGGTGTTGAACCTTCGTTTGAAGTCACGGACGatgatattgatgtacaatGA